CCTGGACGCGCCCGATGCTGGCAGCGTGCAGGCGGCTGGCAGCGTCGCGCTGCTGACGCAGTTTCCGGAAGGCCTGGACGGTTCCCTGCTCGACGCCGTGACGCCCCCGGCGCTGCACCGTGCCCAGGCTGCCTTCGAGGAGGCCGCCGCCCGCCTGGAAACGTCGGAAGGGCTGGAAGCATTCGCTGCTGCCGAGGAAACGTACCGGCTGGCGGGTGGCTACGACTTTGAGGCGCGGGCAGCCGGGGTGCTGGCGGGGCTGCGACTGGAGGCCGGG
Above is a window of Deinococcus ruber DNA encoding:
- a CDS encoding ATP-binding cassette domain-containing protein, with the protein product MTLSVQHVARVYGDHTMFEDVGFEVAPLERLALIGENGSGKSTLLRVLAGLDAPDAGSVQAAGSVALLTQFPEGLDGSLLDAVTPPALHRAQAAFEEAAARLETSEGLEAFAAAEETYRLAGGYDFEARAAGVLAGLRLEAG